One region of Wyeomyia smithii strain HCP4-BCI-WySm-NY-G18 chromosome 3, ASM2978416v1, whole genome shotgun sequence genomic DNA includes:
- the LOC129730704 gene encoding dihydropyrimidinase isoform X1, producing MHLWNNSKSFSFRKSSSKNLLSTMEPRPTTESAQNRLYIKRGHVVNHDGMQQADIYIEDGTIRYVGTGADFVVSGGCRTIDAAGKLILPGGIDPHTHFQLEFGGSVSVDDFYQGTKAAVAGGTTTVIDFVIPKKGESLLEAYDTWRERADTKVVCDYGLHVAITWWSKSVRDEMKILCEERGVNSFKCFMAYKGLFQVTDSELYEIFETCKELGAVAQVHAENGDVIAKNVQKLLAAGVTGPEGHELSRTEEVEAEAVNRACVIAHQTKCPLYVVHVMSKSAGIELARARRRYNGVGIYGETLAAALGTDGTHYANKCWHHAAGHVLSPPLRPDPTTPEFMMKLLAQDDLQTTGSDNCTFNKNQKELGRYDFTKIPNGVNGVEDRMSVVWEKGVQTGLIDPQRFVAITSTNAAKIFNLYPRKGRIAPGSDADVLIWDPKEVRTISAASHHQACDFNIFEGMKCHGVPDFVIVHGRVCMENGVLRVAEGQGSFLETPVNPPFVYDALNGITDRNGDDKSARNGLQSLDLNQKHDVDIPEPYALPEKYIPGSALSIVSEDSQISTPHSARGHRPDGCKDMQQSTFSISEELDGGEKRSCIRVKNPPGGKSSRFW from the exons ATGCATTTGTGGAACAATTCGAAGAGTTTTAGTTTCCGAAAATCGAGTTCGAAAAATTTACTTTCTACTATGGAGCCGAGGCCAACTACAGAG AGTGCCCAGAACCGTCTGTACATCAAACGAGGTCACGTGGTGAATCATGATGGTATGCAGCAGGCAGACATCTACATCGAGGACGGAACAATCAG ATACGTCGGCACCGGTGCGGACTTTGTCGTTTCCGGAGGCTGCCGCACGATAGACGCTGCCGGGAAGTTGATCCTTCCGGGTGGTATCGATCCGCATACACACTTCCAGCTTGAGTTCGGGGGCAGCGTGTCGGTCGATGACTTCTACCAGGGCACCAAAGCGGCTGTCGCCGGTGGCACCACCACAGTCA TCGATTTTGTCATTCCAAAGAAGGGCGAATCCCTGCTGGAGGCCTATGACACGTGGCGGGAACGAGCGGACACGAAGGTGGTCTGCGATTATGGGTTGCACGTCGCCATCACGTGGTGGTCCAAATCGGTGCGGGATGAGATGAAGATCCTGTGCGAGGAACGGGGCGTCAACTCGTTCAAATGCTTCATGGCATACAAGGGATTGTTTCAGGTGACCGACAGTGAGTTGTACGAAATTTTCGAGACCTGCAAAGAGCTGGGTGCGGTGGCACAGGTTCACGCCGAGAACGGTGACGTAATTGCCAAGAACGTACAGAAACTGCTGGCGGCCGGCGTCACCGGACCCGAGGGGCACGAGCTGTCCCGCACGGAGGAGGTAGAAGCCGAAGCGGTGAACCGAGCCTGCGTGATTGCACATCAG ACTAAATGTCCGCTGTACGTAGTGCATGTGATGAGCAAATCGGCTGGTATCGAGTTAGCACGCGCTCGCCGCCGATACAACGGTGTAGGTATCTACGGTGAAACGTTGGCAGCCGCCCTAGGAACCGATGGCACGCACTACGCGAACAAGTGCTGGCATCATGCCGCCGGCCATGTCCTCAGTCCTCCACTGAGGCCGGATCCAACCACGCCGGAATTTATGATGAAACTACTCGCCCA AGATGATCTGCAGACCACGGGCAGTGACAACTGCACATTCAACAAGAACCAAAAAGAACTCGGACGGTATGACTTTACGAAAATTCCGAACGGTGTCAACGGGGTCGAAGATCGCATGTCGGTTGTCTGGGAGAAGGGCGTCCAGACGGGGTTGATCGATCCGCAGCGTTTCGTTGCCATCACCAGTACAAATGCTGCCAAAATCTTCAATTTGTACCCGCGCAAGGGGCGCATCGCACCCGGCTCGGATGCGGACGTGCTTATCTGGGACCCGAAGGAGGTACGCACAATTTCCGCTGCGTCGCACCATCAAGCGTGCGATTTTAACATCTTCGAGGGGATGAAGTGCCACGGCGTACCGGACTTCGTCATCGTACACGGCCGGGTCTGCATGGAGAACGGTGTCCTACGTGTGGCCGAAGGGCAGGGCAGTTTCCTGGAGACTCCCGTCAATCCACCGTTCGTGTACGATGCATTGAACGGAATCACCGACCGTAACGGTGACGATAAGAGCGCTCGCAATGGACTACAAAGTCTGGACCTGAACCAGAAGCACGATGTGGACATTCCGGAACCGTATGCGCTGCCGGAAAAGTACATTCCGGGTTCGGCACTCAGTATCGTTTCGGAAGACTCGCAGATCAGTACACCGCACAGTGCCCGCGGACACCGACCGGACGGCTGCAAGGACATGCAGCAGTCGACGTTTTCCATCAGCG
- the LOC129730704 gene encoding dihydropyrimidinase isoform X2, with the protein MHLWNNSKSFSFRKSSSKNLLSTMEPRPTTESAQNRLYIKRGHVVNHDGMQQADIYIEDGTIRYVGTGADFVVSGGCRTIDAAGKLILPGGIDPHTHFQLEFGGSVSVDDFYQGTKAAVAGGTTTVIDFVIPKKGESLLEAYDTWRERADTKVVCDYGLHVAITWWSKSVRDEMKILCEERGVNSFKCFMAYKGLFQVTDSELYEIFETCKELGAVAQVHAENGDVIAKNVQKLLAAGVTGPEGHELSRTEEVEAEAVNRACVIAHQTKTPLYVTRVTSKLAAEQVSQARRRGLLVYGETLASSLGCTLTNVKPNALAYYVKSPPIRQDPETPRHLMKFLALDDLQTTGSDNCTFNKNQKELGRYDFTKIPNGVNGVEDRMSVVWEKGVQTGLIDPQRFVAITSTNAAKIFNLYPRKGRIAPGSDADVLIWDPKEVRTISAASHHQACDFNIFEGMKCHGVPDFVIVHGRVCMENGVLRVAEGQGSFLETPVNPPFVYDALNGITDRNGDDKSARNGLQSLDLNQKHDVDIPEPYALPEKYIPGSALSIVSEDSQISTPHSARGHRPDGCKDMQQSTFSISEELDGGEKRSCIRVKNPPGGKSSRFW; encoded by the exons ATGCATTTGTGGAACAATTCGAAGAGTTTTAGTTTCCGAAAATCGAGTTCGAAAAATTTACTTTCTACTATGGAGCCGAGGCCAACTACAGAG AGTGCCCAGAACCGTCTGTACATCAAACGAGGTCACGTGGTGAATCATGATGGTATGCAGCAGGCAGACATCTACATCGAGGACGGAACAATCAG ATACGTCGGCACCGGTGCGGACTTTGTCGTTTCCGGAGGCTGCCGCACGATAGACGCTGCCGGGAAGTTGATCCTTCCGGGTGGTATCGATCCGCATACACACTTCCAGCTTGAGTTCGGGGGCAGCGTGTCGGTCGATGACTTCTACCAGGGCACCAAAGCGGCTGTCGCCGGTGGCACCACCACAGTCA TCGATTTTGTCATTCCAAAGAAGGGCGAATCCCTGCTGGAGGCCTATGACACGTGGCGGGAACGAGCGGACACGAAGGTGGTCTGCGATTATGGGTTGCACGTCGCCATCACGTGGTGGTCCAAATCGGTGCGGGATGAGATGAAGATCCTGTGCGAGGAACGGGGCGTCAACTCGTTCAAATGCTTCATGGCATACAAGGGATTGTTTCAGGTGACCGACAGTGAGTTGTACGAAATTTTCGAGACCTGCAAAGAGCTGGGTGCGGTGGCACAGGTTCACGCCGAGAACGGTGACGTAATTGCCAAGAACGTACAGAAACTGCTGGCGGCCGGCGTCACCGGACCCGAGGGGCACGAGCTGTCCCGCACGGAGGAGGTAGAAGCCGAAGCGGTGAACCGAGCCTGCGTGATTGCACATCAG ACAAAGACACCACTGTACGTTACCAGGGTAACGAGTAAACTGGCTGCCGAACAGGTGTCACAAGCCAGAAGGCGTGGCCTGCTGGTTTACGGCGAAACACTCGCCAGCTCGCTGGGCTGTACACTAACCAATGTCAAACCGAACGCTCTGGCTTATTATGTGAAAAGCCCGCCAATCCGGCAGGATCCGGAAACACCACGACATCTGATGAAGTTCCTGGCGTT AGATGATCTGCAGACCACGGGCAGTGACAACTGCACATTCAACAAGAACCAAAAAGAACTCGGACGGTATGACTTTACGAAAATTCCGAACGGTGTCAACGGGGTCGAAGATCGCATGTCGGTTGTCTGGGAGAAGGGCGTCCAGACGGGGTTGATCGATCCGCAGCGTTTCGTTGCCATCACCAGTACAAATGCTGCCAAAATCTTCAATTTGTACCCGCGCAAGGGGCGCATCGCACCCGGCTCGGATGCGGACGTGCTTATCTGGGACCCGAAGGAGGTACGCACAATTTCCGCTGCGTCGCACCATCAAGCGTGCGATTTTAACATCTTCGAGGGGATGAAGTGCCACGGCGTACCGGACTTCGTCATCGTACACGGCCGGGTCTGCATGGAGAACGGTGTCCTACGTGTGGCCGAAGGGCAGGGCAGTTTCCTGGAGACTCCCGTCAATCCACCGTTCGTGTACGATGCATTGAACGGAATCACCGACCGTAACGGTGACGATAAGAGCGCTCGCAATGGACTACAAAGTCTGGACCTGAACCAGAAGCACGATGTGGACATTCCGGAACCGTATGCGCTGCCGGAAAAGTACATTCCGGGTTCGGCACTCAGTATCGTTTCGGAAGACTCGCAGATCAGTACACCGCACAGTGCCCGCGGACACCGACCGGACGGCTGCAAGGACATGCAGCAGTCGACGTTTTCCATCAGCG
- the LOC129730704 gene encoding dihydropyrimidinase isoform X4 produces MAAPAPVKKVPIHIQSAQNRLYIKRGHVVNHDGMQQADIYIEDGTIRYVGTGADFVVSGGCRTIDAAGKLILPGGIDPHTHFQLEFGGSVSVDDFYQGTKAAVAGGTTTVIDFVIPKKGESLLEAYDTWRERADTKVVCDYGLHVAITWWSKSVRDEMKILCEERGVNSFKCFMAYKGLFQVTDSELYEIFETCKELGAVAQVHAENGDVIAKNVQKLLAAGVTGPEGHELSRTEEVEAEAVNRACVIAHQTKTPLYVTRVTSKLAAEQVSQARRRGLLVYGETLASSLGCTLTNVKPNALAYYVKSPPIRQDPETPRHLMKFLALDDLQTTGSDNCTFNKNQKELGRYDFTKIPNGVNGVEDRMSVVWEKGVQTGLIDPQRFVAITSTNAAKIFNLYPRKGRIAPGSDADVLIWDPKEVRTISAASHHQACDFNIFEGMKCHGVPDFVIVHGRVCMENGVLRVAEGQGSFLETPVNPPFVYDALNGITDRNGDDKSARNGLQSLDLNQKHDVDIPEPYALPEKYIPGSALSIVSEDSQISTPHSARGHRPDGCKDMQQSTFSISEELDGGEKRSCIRVKNPPGGKSSRFW; encoded by the exons ATGGCAGCCCCAGCTCCGGTGAAAAAAGTACCAATTCACATACAG AGTGCCCAGAACCGTCTGTACATCAAACGAGGTCACGTGGTGAATCATGATGGTATGCAGCAGGCAGACATCTACATCGAGGACGGAACAATCAG ATACGTCGGCACCGGTGCGGACTTTGTCGTTTCCGGAGGCTGCCGCACGATAGACGCTGCCGGGAAGTTGATCCTTCCGGGTGGTATCGATCCGCATACACACTTCCAGCTTGAGTTCGGGGGCAGCGTGTCGGTCGATGACTTCTACCAGGGCACCAAAGCGGCTGTCGCCGGTGGCACCACCACAGTCA TCGATTTTGTCATTCCAAAGAAGGGCGAATCCCTGCTGGAGGCCTATGACACGTGGCGGGAACGAGCGGACACGAAGGTGGTCTGCGATTATGGGTTGCACGTCGCCATCACGTGGTGGTCCAAATCGGTGCGGGATGAGATGAAGATCCTGTGCGAGGAACGGGGCGTCAACTCGTTCAAATGCTTCATGGCATACAAGGGATTGTTTCAGGTGACCGACAGTGAGTTGTACGAAATTTTCGAGACCTGCAAAGAGCTGGGTGCGGTGGCACAGGTTCACGCCGAGAACGGTGACGTAATTGCCAAGAACGTACAGAAACTGCTGGCGGCCGGCGTCACCGGACCCGAGGGGCACGAGCTGTCCCGCACGGAGGAGGTAGAAGCCGAAGCGGTGAACCGAGCCTGCGTGATTGCACATCAG ACAAAGACACCACTGTACGTTACCAGGGTAACGAGTAAACTGGCTGCCGAACAGGTGTCACAAGCCAGAAGGCGTGGCCTGCTGGTTTACGGCGAAACACTCGCCAGCTCGCTGGGCTGTACACTAACCAATGTCAAACCGAACGCTCTGGCTTATTATGTGAAAAGCCCGCCAATCCGGCAGGATCCGGAAACACCACGACATCTGATGAAGTTCCTGGCGTT AGATGATCTGCAGACCACGGGCAGTGACAACTGCACATTCAACAAGAACCAAAAAGAACTCGGACGGTATGACTTTACGAAAATTCCGAACGGTGTCAACGGGGTCGAAGATCGCATGTCGGTTGTCTGGGAGAAGGGCGTCCAGACGGGGTTGATCGATCCGCAGCGTTTCGTTGCCATCACCAGTACAAATGCTGCCAAAATCTTCAATTTGTACCCGCGCAAGGGGCGCATCGCACCCGGCTCGGATGCGGACGTGCTTATCTGGGACCCGAAGGAGGTACGCACAATTTCCGCTGCGTCGCACCATCAAGCGTGCGATTTTAACATCTTCGAGGGGATGAAGTGCCACGGCGTACCGGACTTCGTCATCGTACACGGCCGGGTCTGCATGGAGAACGGTGTCCTACGTGTGGCCGAAGGGCAGGGCAGTTTCCTGGAGACTCCCGTCAATCCACCGTTCGTGTACGATGCATTGAACGGAATCACCGACCGTAACGGTGACGATAAGAGCGCTCGCAATGGACTACAAAGTCTGGACCTGAACCAGAAGCACGATGTGGACATTCCGGAACCGTATGCGCTGCCGGAAAAGTACATTCCGGGTTCGGCACTCAGTATCGTTTCGGAAGACTCGCAGATCAGTACACCGCACAGTGCCCGCGGACACCGACCGGACGGCTGCAAGGACATGCAGCAGTCGACGTTTTCCATCAGCG
- the LOC129730704 gene encoding dihydropyrimidinase isoform X3 yields MAAPAPVKKVPIHIQSAQNRLYIKRGHVVNHDGMQQADIYIEDGTIRYVGTGADFVVSGGCRTIDAAGKLILPGGIDPHTHFQLEFGGSVSVDDFYQGTKAAVAGGTTTVIDFVIPKKGESLLEAYDTWRERADTKVVCDYGLHVAITWWSKSVRDEMKILCEERGVNSFKCFMAYKGLFQVTDSELYEIFETCKELGAVAQVHAENGDVIAKNVQKLLAAGVTGPEGHELSRTEEVEAEAVNRACVIAHQTKCPLYVVHVMSKSAGIELARARRRYNGVGIYGETLAAALGTDGTHYANKCWHHAAGHVLSPPLRPDPTTPEFMMKLLAQDDLQTTGSDNCTFNKNQKELGRYDFTKIPNGVNGVEDRMSVVWEKGVQTGLIDPQRFVAITSTNAAKIFNLYPRKGRIAPGSDADVLIWDPKEVRTISAASHHQACDFNIFEGMKCHGVPDFVIVHGRVCMENGVLRVAEGQGSFLETPVNPPFVYDALNGITDRNGDDKSARNGLQSLDLNQKHDVDIPEPYALPEKYIPGSALSIVSEDSQISTPHSARGHRPDGCKDMQQSTFSISEELDGGEKRSCIRVKNPPGGKSSRFW; encoded by the exons ATGGCAGCCCCAGCTCCGGTGAAAAAAGTACCAATTCACATACAG AGTGCCCAGAACCGTCTGTACATCAAACGAGGTCACGTGGTGAATCATGATGGTATGCAGCAGGCAGACATCTACATCGAGGACGGAACAATCAG ATACGTCGGCACCGGTGCGGACTTTGTCGTTTCCGGAGGCTGCCGCACGATAGACGCTGCCGGGAAGTTGATCCTTCCGGGTGGTATCGATCCGCATACACACTTCCAGCTTGAGTTCGGGGGCAGCGTGTCGGTCGATGACTTCTACCAGGGCACCAAAGCGGCTGTCGCCGGTGGCACCACCACAGTCA TCGATTTTGTCATTCCAAAGAAGGGCGAATCCCTGCTGGAGGCCTATGACACGTGGCGGGAACGAGCGGACACGAAGGTGGTCTGCGATTATGGGTTGCACGTCGCCATCACGTGGTGGTCCAAATCGGTGCGGGATGAGATGAAGATCCTGTGCGAGGAACGGGGCGTCAACTCGTTCAAATGCTTCATGGCATACAAGGGATTGTTTCAGGTGACCGACAGTGAGTTGTACGAAATTTTCGAGACCTGCAAAGAGCTGGGTGCGGTGGCACAGGTTCACGCCGAGAACGGTGACGTAATTGCCAAGAACGTACAGAAACTGCTGGCGGCCGGCGTCACCGGACCCGAGGGGCACGAGCTGTCCCGCACGGAGGAGGTAGAAGCCGAAGCGGTGAACCGAGCCTGCGTGATTGCACATCAG ACTAAATGTCCGCTGTACGTAGTGCATGTGATGAGCAAATCGGCTGGTATCGAGTTAGCACGCGCTCGCCGCCGATACAACGGTGTAGGTATCTACGGTGAAACGTTGGCAGCCGCCCTAGGAACCGATGGCACGCACTACGCGAACAAGTGCTGGCATCATGCCGCCGGCCATGTCCTCAGTCCTCCACTGAGGCCGGATCCAACCACGCCGGAATTTATGATGAAACTACTCGCCCA AGATGATCTGCAGACCACGGGCAGTGACAACTGCACATTCAACAAGAACCAAAAAGAACTCGGACGGTATGACTTTACGAAAATTCCGAACGGTGTCAACGGGGTCGAAGATCGCATGTCGGTTGTCTGGGAGAAGGGCGTCCAGACGGGGTTGATCGATCCGCAGCGTTTCGTTGCCATCACCAGTACAAATGCTGCCAAAATCTTCAATTTGTACCCGCGCAAGGGGCGCATCGCACCCGGCTCGGATGCGGACGTGCTTATCTGGGACCCGAAGGAGGTACGCACAATTTCCGCTGCGTCGCACCATCAAGCGTGCGATTTTAACATCTTCGAGGGGATGAAGTGCCACGGCGTACCGGACTTCGTCATCGTACACGGCCGGGTCTGCATGGAGAACGGTGTCCTACGTGTGGCCGAAGGGCAGGGCAGTTTCCTGGAGACTCCCGTCAATCCACCGTTCGTGTACGATGCATTGAACGGAATCACCGACCGTAACGGTGACGATAAGAGCGCTCGCAATGGACTACAAAGTCTGGACCTGAACCAGAAGCACGATGTGGACATTCCGGAACCGTATGCGCTGCCGGAAAAGTACATTCCGGGTTCGGCACTCAGTATCGTTTCGGAAGACTCGCAGATCAGTACACCGCACAGTGCCCGCGGACACCGACCGGACGGCTGCAAGGACATGCAGCAGTCGACGTTTTCCATCAGCG